A genomic region of Zea mays cultivar B73 chromosome 6, Zm-B73-REFERENCE-NAM-5.0, whole genome shotgun sequence contains the following coding sequences:
- the LOC109940505 gene encoding uncharacterized protein, which yields MDDPIFDKTPKSNAPTTDKPADPKLTPKINSEGQKSVTHDTPVSGAPLFDKTPLTDATTDLVAKDSSCKDAVAEHPHVSREDCARNLLKFILSGQLDPSMSIINFGGFGGSVLDVVESFGPNKCLENTFMQGFIDCIRQDDVLYNPDSVINTLILNVNVGCTFGY from the exons ATGGATGATCCTATTTTTGACAAGACTCCAAAATCTAAT GCTCCCACAACAGACAAGCCTGCTGATCCTAAGTTAACACCAAAAATAAATAGT GAAGGACAAAAATCTGTTACACATGATACTCCTGTATCTGGTGCACCTCTGTTTGATAAAACCCCATTGACAGAT GCAACTACTGACCTGGTTGCAAAGGATAGTTCATGTAAAGACGCAGTCGCTGAACATCCCCACGTGTCACGTGAAGACTGTGCTCGCAACCTGCTTAAGTTCATTTTGTCAGGACAACTAGATCCGAGCAT GtctatcattaattttggaggatTTGGAGGGTCTGTACTTGATGTTGTCGAGTCGTTTGGTCCCAACAAATGTCTTGAGAATACTTTCATGCAGGGATTTATCGACTGTATTCGTCAGGATGATGTATTATACAATCCAGATTCTGTAATCAACACTCTTATACTGAACGTCAACGTTGGG TGTACTTTTGGTTACTAG